In the genome of Terribacillus sp. FSL K6-0262, one region contains:
- a CDS encoding solute:sodium symporter family transporter, which translates to MLYAFIILSFILVTIGIAYYSWRKTRGIDLATSDGYFLGGRSLTGIAIGSSMLLTNLSTEQLVGQNGQTFGGNFTAMAWEVTSPLALFVLAFLFLPRYLKTGITTIPDFLEQRFDMRTRQFVSVLFILGYMTSFLPTVLYSGALVLDSIFDLTGGLHISTFWAVALIAGVIGLVSLGYVVFGGLRAISAADTLYGIALIVSGIGILLLGLWTLGDSSITGGIDKLINDHPEKLNAIDSSNDANVPWPTIFTGLLVNNLFYWAANQAIVQKSLGAKNLAEGQKGVLLTGFFKMFGVLYLLLPGTIAFHLYGDTLKTADDAYPTLVIDLLPTAITGIFAAILFGAILSSFNGALSSTMTLFTLDLYKPLFRKDATDSELVKAGRIFAIAVGVISIIIAPFIIFFPSGLYNYLQEMFGFINVPIVAAIFIGFFTKRVPAFAVKIAIVTHLILYGLSKVFFGEVHFLYVLAILFPFSLLLMIALGKWKPRKEPFVLRDAAVVDMTPWKYAKSFAIFITICIIGLYILFSPWGIAA; encoded by the coding sequence ATGCTTTATGCGTTCATCATTCTATCATTCATCCTTGTGACGATCGGTATCGCCTATTATTCCTGGCGCAAGACGAGGGGGATCGATCTTGCAACATCGGACGGTTATTTCCTCGGAGGCCGCAGTCTTACTGGAATAGCAATCGGAAGTTCGATGCTCCTGACAAACCTATCCACGGAACAGCTGGTCGGACAGAACGGTCAGACGTTCGGCGGCAACTTCACTGCGATGGCCTGGGAAGTCACATCACCGCTTGCTTTGTTCGTCCTTGCATTTCTTTTCCTTCCCCGATATTTAAAAACGGGGATCACAACCATACCCGACTTTCTTGAACAACGCTTTGATATGCGGACGCGTCAGTTCGTATCTGTTTTGTTCATTCTGGGCTATATGACTTCTTTCTTGCCGACTGTCCTTTATTCCGGGGCATTAGTGCTGGATTCCATATTTGATTTAACTGGCGGATTACATATCAGTACATTTTGGGCGGTTGCGTTGATTGCCGGGGTGATCGGATTAGTCAGCCTTGGCTACGTGGTATTCGGGGGTCTGCGTGCGATTTCGGCCGCTGATACCTTATATGGCATCGCCCTGATTGTAAGTGGTATAGGTATTTTACTGCTGGGCCTTTGGACCTTGGGAGACAGCAGCATCACCGGAGGCATCGACAAGCTGATAAACGATCATCCCGAAAAACTGAATGCAATCGACAGCAGCAATGATGCCAATGTTCCGTGGCCGACAATCTTTACCGGGTTGCTTGTAAACAACCTCTTCTACTGGGCAGCCAACCAGGCAATCGTCCAAAAATCGCTAGGGGCAAAAAATCTGGCCGAGGGGCAAAAAGGTGTCCTTTTGACAGGCTTCTTCAAGATGTTCGGTGTTCTTTATCTGCTGCTGCCCGGTACGATAGCCTTCCATCTTTACGGGGATACATTGAAAACGGCGGATGATGCCTATCCAACTTTGGTCATCGATTTGCTGCCTACAGCCATAACTGGTATTTTTGCAGCCATCCTGTTCGGCGCCATCCTCAGTTCGTTCAATGGTGCCTTGAGCAGTACGATGACATTGTTCACTTTGGACTTGTACAAACCTCTTTTCCGTAAGGACGCGACCGATTCCGAGCTTGTGAAAGCAGGACGTATATTCGCGATTGCAGTCGGTGTCATTTCCATCATCATCGCACCATTCATCATCTTCTTCCCTAGCGGGTTATATAATTATCTGCAAGAGATGTTCGGATTCATCAACGTACCGATCGTGGCAGCCATCTTCATTGGGTTCTTTACGAAACGGGTACCTGCGTTTGCAGTTAAGATTGCAATCGTGACACATTTGATTCTGTATGGTTTATCCAAGGTATTTTTTGGCGAAGTACACTTCCTTTATGTATTGGCCATCCTCTTCCCGTTCAGCCTGCTCCTTATGATCGCCCTAGGCAAATGGAAGCCGCGGAAAGAGCCTTTTGTACTGAGGGATGCGGCAGTTGTCGATATGACACCTTGGAAATATGCAAAGTCATTTGCGATCTTCATCACAATCTGCATCATCGGTTTGTATATACTTTTCTCCCCTTGGGGAATTGCAGCCTAA
- a CDS encoding MFS transporter codes for MSLASRQFKPATVIAVLMICAFAIGTTEYVVTGVLTHIAQDLGVTIAAAGLVVSMYALGVAVFGPLMTTLSVKLPRKPMLLLFMLIFIISNIISATAPNFTVLLISRVTSAFIHGPFFALAFVMASELVEPRKRVQAIAAVNGGLTIAIMIGVPFGAYLGSLIEWRLVFWLIALLGIIGFIGLLICAPNTKPEETPRIKQELSVFKHKQVLLTIAIIIFGYSGVFTAYTYIEPLLRSVTGFGGIGIMISLFFFGMGSVIGNFSTPKLAGGNVTRTLIYVFAILTVILLLFPLATPHAVAAVLVIGLFGAGAFGTTPLLQSKIVMAAAEGPTIAAATSVSAFNLANAGGAYIGGIVLDAGLGFTWLTVIGAGISIIGILLSAISFREGKKETEAA; via the coding sequence ATGTCTTTAGCGAGCAGGCAGTTCAAGCCTGCGACAGTCATCGCCGTCCTTATGATCTGTGCTTTTGCCATCGGGACGACGGAATATGTAGTGACAGGGGTGCTCACCCATATAGCCCAGGACCTTGGAGTCACAATTGCAGCTGCCGGTCTTGTAGTCAGCATGTATGCGCTTGGTGTTGCGGTATTCGGCCCGCTGATGACGACACTTTCGGTCAAGCTGCCCCGCAAGCCGATGCTGCTTTTATTCATGCTGATATTCATCATCAGTAATATTATCAGTGCGACAGCGCCAAATTTTACGGTATTGCTCATTTCAAGGGTCACTTCCGCATTCATCCATGGTCCGTTTTTTGCATTGGCATTCGTCATGGCAAGTGAGCTGGTGGAGCCGCGCAAACGGGTCCAGGCAATCGCGGCAGTCAACGGAGGCCTGACGATTGCCATCATGATCGGGGTGCCATTCGGGGCCTACCTTGGTTCTCTCATTGAGTGGCGCCTTGTATTCTGGCTGATTGCATTGCTCGGGATCATAGGTTTCATTGGCTTGCTCATTTGTGCGCCGAATACGAAGCCCGAAGAAACCCCGCGCATCAAGCAGGAGCTTAGTGTGTTCAAGCATAAGCAAGTGCTGCTGACGATAGCCATCATCATTTTTGGATATTCAGGTGTATTCACTGCTTATACGTATATTGAACCATTGCTGCGTTCGGTCACCGGCTTTGGCGGTATAGGTATCATGATCAGTCTGTTCTTTTTCGGAATGGGCAGTGTGATCGGTAATTTTTCCACACCCAAATTGGCTGGAGGGAATGTGACCAGGACGCTTATCTATGTGTTTGCAATACTGACAGTGATCCTATTGCTGTTTCCGCTGGCAACGCCACATGCCGTCGCAGCTGTTTTGGTCATCGGCCTGTTCGGGGCAGGGGCATTCGGCACGACGCCTTTATTACAGTCGAAAATCGTCATGGCAGCAGCTGAAGGTCCGACAATCGCAGCAGCCACAAGTGTTTCCGCGTTCAATCTAGCCAATGCCGGAGGAGCTTATATAGGCGGGATCGTATTGGATGCAGGACTCGGATTCACATGGCTGACCGTCATCGGGGCCGGGATATCCATCATCGGCATACTATTATCTGCCATCAGCTTTCGGGAAGGGAAAAAAGAAACCGAAGCCGCTTAA
- a CDS encoding GNAT family N-acetyltransferase yields MDPVLRDFKTIIETERLIIRQPLIGDGKAVNEAIKASLPELKRWMAFAQELPAPEETEANIRQSVADWINRTNLRMLIFHKDTGKFIGSSGFHAIDWDIPKVEIGYWMDTRHTGRGYMTEAVGAQTEYAFTELGVRRIQILCDEENSASRAVPERLGYKLEGIHHCDSLRADGKTVRNTVYYSKTR; encoded by the coding sequence ATGGATCCAGTGTTGAGAGATTTCAAGACCATAATCGAAACGGAACGGCTTATCATCAGGCAGCCGCTAATCGGTGACGGGAAAGCTGTCAATGAAGCGATCAAGGCCTCGTTGCCGGAGTTGAAAAGGTGGATGGCTTTCGCACAGGAATTGCCAGCACCAGAGGAAACCGAAGCAAATATCAGGCAGTCGGTTGCAGATTGGATCAATCGGACGAACTTGCGTATGCTCATCTTTCACAAGGATACGGGAAAATTCATCGGGTCCAGCGGTTTTCATGCCATCGATTGGGATATTCCAAAAGTTGAAATAGGCTATTGGATGGATACACGCCACACCGGTCGTGGTTATATGACCGAAGCCGTAGGGGCGCAGACGGAGTATGCTTTTACCGAGCTTGGTGTCCGGCGGATCCAGATACTCTGCGATGAGGAAAACAGTGCAAGCCGGGCCGTCCCGGAACGGCTCGGGTATAAGCTGGAGGGGATACATCATTGCGACAGCCTCCGTGCCGATGGAAAGACAGTCCGCAATACGGTGTATTACAGCAAAACCAGATAA
- the qoxA gene encoding cytochrome aa3 quinol oxidase subunit II, whose amino-acid sequence MLKKLKPLSLLLFLALPLMLAGCSTPEVLDPKGPVASQQSDLIILSIIFMLTIVAVVFVLLTIILVKYRERKDHDKYSPELHGSTLLETIWTIIPIIIVIILAVPTVRTIYSLEDAPEPKTAEAANEDPLVIHATSINWKWVFSYPDEDIETVNYLHIPIHRPVEFKLTSADSMAALWIPSLGGQKYNMAGMQTTLYLQADEAGVYNGRNANFTGEGFNEQRFKVYAEEEADYDQWVEEVQNSAPELTQYEYDNLLIPGVYDGTAEFNGTHLQWIDHSKDAEYTLEAWDRLGYEPKNPHAKDKSQHILPEDEIPYYQQDNTVDYSDEDMDSKEHAHASHE is encoded by the coding sequence ATGCTTAAAAAATTGAAACCCTTGAGTCTTCTGTTGTTCCTTGCCCTGCCGCTAATGCTCGCCGGATGTTCAACACCGGAAGTGCTCGATCCGAAAGGACCAGTGGCAAGTCAGCAAAGTGACCTTATTATTCTATCAATCATCTTCATGCTTACAATCGTTGCGGTTGTATTCGTACTGTTGACGATCATCCTTGTCAAGTACAGAGAAAGAAAGGATCACGATAAGTACAGCCCTGAATTACACGGCAGCACGCTGCTCGAGACGATCTGGACGATCATCCCGATCATCATCGTCATCATCTTGGCTGTCCCAACCGTCAGAACGATCTACTCATTAGAGGACGCGCCTGAGCCGAAAACGGCTGAAGCTGCGAATGAGGATCCGCTGGTGATCCACGCAACATCCATCAACTGGAAATGGGTATTCTCCTATCCGGATGAAGACATTGAAACAGTGAACTATCTGCACATCCCGATTCACCGTCCGGTGGAATTCAAACTGACCTCCGCCGATTCCATGGCTGCTCTATGGATACCGAGCCTGGGCGGTCAGAAATACAACATGGCAGGCATGCAGACGACACTATATCTGCAGGCCGATGAAGCAGGCGTCTATAATGGACGGAATGCCAACTTCACAGGAGAAGGCTTCAATGAACAGCGATTCAAAGTCTACGCTGAGGAAGAAGCCGATTACGATCAGTGGGTGGAAGAAGTGCAAAACTCCGCTCCGGAACTGACACAATACGAGTATGACAATCTTCTGATTCCTGGTGTATATGACGGAACAGCTGAATTCAATGGTACGCATTTGCAATGGATCGACCATTCCAAAGATGCGGAATACACATTGGAAGCATGGGATCGCCTAGGCTATGAGCCGAAGAATCCGCATGCAAAAGACAAATCTCAACATATCTTGCCTGAAGACGAAATTCCATACTATCAGCAAGACAATACTGTAGACTACTCGGATGAAGACATGGACTCCAAAGAACATGCACATGCGAGTCACGAGTAA
- the qoxB gene encoding cytochrome aa3 quinol oxidase subunit I — protein sequence MDLKWNEFIITGDPLILGAQISILLGGIAVVAALTYFKKWSWLWKEWLTSVDHKKLGIMYILSALLMLFRGGIDGLMIRTQLAKPGMEFLDPQHYNEVFSTHGVIMILFMAMPFLIGLINYIVPLQIGARDVAFPYLNNLSFWTFFVGMALFNISFIIGGSPDAGWTGYTPLATNEFSPGPGQNYYVLGIQIAGIGTLMTGINFFVTILKMRTKGMTLMKMSMFTWTTLITMLIIIFAFPVLTVALAMQTFDRLFGSVLFTLQGDGNPMLWVNLFWVWGHPEVYIVILPAFGIFSEIISTFARKQLFAYKAMVVSIVTISVLSFLVWVHHFFTMGNSAEANSFFSITTMAISIPTGVKIFNWLFTMYRGRISFTTPMLWSLAFIPNFVIGGVTGVMLAMAAADYQYHNTYFLVSHFHYVLISGTVFACFAGLIFWYPKMFGHKLNEKIGKWAFWIFVIGFNVCFFPQYFLGLDGMPRRISTYTPEDGWTGLNMISTIGAFMMGLAFIIFVYNIYYSWRHAPREKTGDAWGLGRNLEWATSSSIPPHYNFAVLPEVTGLDPYWDMKEKGLDRQKNTDYKPIHMPSNSSIPAIMSVLMGIAAFGLTFQWYWVGIVGAIGIFITMIVRSFDYNDGYYISVEEIKETEAKANK from the coding sequence TTGGACTTAAAATGGAATGAGTTTATCATTACCGGCGACCCATTGATCCTGGGTGCACAGATCAGCATCTTACTCGGCGGTATCGCCGTTGTAGCTGCCCTTACTTACTTTAAAAAATGGAGTTGGCTATGGAAAGAATGGCTGACTTCCGTCGACCATAAGAAACTGGGTATCATGTATATCCTCAGTGCCCTTTTAATGCTTTTCCGCGGCGGTATCGATGGTTTGATGATCCGTACGCAGCTTGCTAAACCAGGGATGGAATTCCTGGATCCGCAGCATTATAATGAGGTATTCTCGACACACGGTGTCATCATGATTCTCTTCATGGCGATGCCATTCCTGATCGGTTTGATCAACTATATCGTACCGTTGCAAATCGGTGCGCGTGACGTTGCATTCCCTTATTTGAACAACTTGAGCTTCTGGACATTCTTTGTCGGTATGGCTCTATTCAACATTTCCTTCATCATCGGTGGTTCGCCGGATGCCGGATGGACTGGATATACGCCGCTTGCGACGAATGAATTCAGCCCGGGTCCTGGACAGAACTACTACGTGCTAGGTATCCAGATTGCCGGTATCGGTACATTGATGACAGGTATCAACTTCTTCGTCACCATCTTGAAGATGCGTACGAAAGGTATGACATTGATGAAAATGTCCATGTTCACATGGACGACTTTGATCACAATGCTGATCATCATCTTCGCATTTCCAGTGCTTACAGTCGCACTTGCTATGCAGACATTCGACCGTCTATTCGGTTCCGTACTCTTCACCTTGCAAGGTGATGGTAACCCGATGCTTTGGGTCAACCTATTCTGGGTATGGGGTCACCCTGAAGTATATATCGTTATTCTTCCTGCTTTCGGGATTTTCTCTGAGATCATCTCGACATTTGCAAGGAAACAGCTATTCGCCTATAAAGCGATGGTTGTATCGATTGTGACGATTTCCGTGCTGAGCTTCCTTGTATGGGTTCACCACTTCTTCACGATGGGTAATAGCGCAGAAGCGAACAGTTTCTTCTCTATTACGACGATGGCTATCTCGATCCCGACCGGGGTTAAGATATTCAACTGGCTCTTCACGATGTATCGGGGCCGTATCAGCTTTACCACACCGATGCTCTGGTCCCTTGCCTTCATCCCGAACTTCGTTATCGGTGGGGTGACAGGGGTCATGCTCGCGATGGCAGCAGCTGACTATCAGTATCACAATACGTACTTCCTGGTATCGCACTTCCACTATGTGCTGATTTCTGGTACAGTATTTGCTTGTTTTGCAGGTTTGATTTTCTGGTATCCGAAGATGTTCGGACATAAATTGAACGAAAAAATCGGTAAATGGGCATTCTGGATTTTCGTCATTGGCTTCAACGTATGTTTCTTCCCGCAGTATTTCCTAGGGTTGGACGGTATGCCAAGACGTATTTCCACGTATACACCGGAAGATGGCTGGACAGGATTGAACATGATTTCGACAATCGGTGCGTTCATGATGGGTCTTGCATTCATCATCTTCGTGTACAACATCTACTATAGCTGGAGACATGCACCAAGAGAGAAGACTGGCGATGCTTGGGGTCTTGGACGTAACTTGGAATGGGCGACAAGTTCATCGATCCCGCCGCATTACAACTTTGCAGTCCTTCCTGAAGTGACAGGTCTCGATCCATACTGGGATATGAAAGAAAAAGGCCTTGATCGACAGAAGAACACGGATTATAAGCCGATTCATATGCCAAGCAACTCTTCCATTCCAGCAATCATGTCAGTATTGATGGGGATTGCAGCTTTCGGGCTTACATTCCAATGGTACTGGGTTGGAATCGTAGGTGCCATCGGTATCTTCATCACAATGATCGTCCGTTCATTCGATTACAATGACGGCTACTATATCAGCGTGGAAGAAATAAAAGAAACAGAAGCGAAAGCGAATAAATAA
- the qoxC gene encoding cytochrome aa3 quinol oxidase subunit III, with product MAHDHNVNPNAPLEYQSETGRLNITGFWTFLGAEIALFSTLFASYFALQSRVGDGPTSIEMFEAGLVMIMTMLLLTSSFTCGIAIHEMRANNVKGVIIWMIITLILGAGFIGYELYEFVHYVHEGVTLGTSAHWSMFFILLGTHGLHVSIGIGWIILLLIQLARRGLTPKTASKVFISSLYWHFLDVVWIFIFTCVYLMGMVN from the coding sequence ATGGCACATGATCACAATGTGAACCCCAACGCTCCATTGGAATACCAATCAGAAACCGGCCGTTTGAACATCACCGGTTTCTGGACCTTCCTTGGTGCAGAGATCGCTTTGTTCTCGACACTATTCGCATCCTATTTCGCGTTACAATCACGTGTAGGCGATGGACCGACATCAATCGAGATGTTCGAAGCAGGCCTGGTCATGATCATGACGATGCTGCTTCTTACAAGTAGTTTCACATGCGGTATCGCGATTCACGAAATGCGTGCGAACAATGTAAAAGGCGTTATCATCTGGATGATCATCACACTCATCCTGGGTGCAGGATTTATCGGTTATGAGCTTTATGAATTTGTACATTACGTACATGAAGGTGTTACACTAGGAACAAGTGCACACTGGTCAATGTTCTTCATCTTGCTTGGTACTCACGGTCTGCACGTTTCGATCGGTATCGGCTGGATCATCCTGCTGCTCATCCAGCTTGCAAGAAGGGGACTTACACCAAAAACAGCGTCGAAAGTATTTATTTCTAGTCTTTATTGGCACTTCCTGGACGTTGTGTGGATCTTTATCTTCACATGCGTCTACTTGATGGGGATGGTGAATTAA
- the qoxD gene encoding cytochrome aa3 quinol oxidase subunit IV, producing the protein MSQQTKKGHFPWKHVIGFLISIALTLVAFATALWTDWSSSTIFIIILIFAVIQAALQLVMFMHMTEGEDGGLISGNTLFGFFIAIVIILGTYWLMTSGHMHMGMSM; encoded by the coding sequence ATGAGTCAACAAACGAAAAAAGGACATTTCCCTTGGAAGCATGTCATCGGCTTTTTGATTTCGATTGCATTGACACTCGTCGCCTTCGCAACAGCGCTATGGACAGACTGGTCATCATCAACGATTTTCATCATCATCTTGATTTTTGCGGTTATCCAGGCAGCATTGCAGCTTGTTATGTTCATGCACATGACAGAAGGAGAAGACGGTGGATTGATTTCCGGGAATACACTTTTCGGTTTCTTCATCGCTATCGTCATCATTCTCGGTACTTACTGGCTGATGACTTCCGGTCACATGCACATGGGTATGAGTATGTAA
- a CDS encoding acyl-CoA dehydrogenase family protein, whose translation MIIANEEHILEKAKQAAEVARQYKRIGDEQARLAPQVVDAFRSTGYTLLTIPKMHGGDGANLHDFLLAQETVAAGDGAAALSIGWHLSTMQDLTENADWPDGVFEDFLQEVIQERKIVNRAASEPNTGSPTRGGIPETKAVREGNHYIITGRKTFTSMAADLDYYLVTAYVEDDDTVGSFLISREINGVRVEKTWNPMGMRATGSDDLILEKVKVPADHYVERTRKKSGPKGSLLHIPACYLGIAKSARDEAVKFAKAFQPNTLDKPIISVPHIREKIGKMDLELMQARHFMYHVASLWDSYPEKRKYLGPELAAVKVNATRAASEAVDLAMRIAGGRGLAKSQVFEQHYRDVRAGLHNPPMDDAVLELLASHAEKKDN comes from the coding sequence ATGATAATCGCAAATGAGGAACATATTCTTGAAAAGGCCAAGCAAGCAGCGGAAGTTGCAAGACAATATAAAAGGATCGGCGATGAGCAGGCACGGCTCGCTCCGCAGGTGGTGGATGCATTTCGCTCGACTGGTTATACATTGCTGACCATCCCGAAAATGCACGGAGGGGATGGAGCCAATTTGCATGATTTCCTGCTGGCACAGGAAACGGTAGCTGCTGGTGATGGAGCGGCGGCTTTATCCATAGGCTGGCATCTCAGCACGATGCAGGATTTGACTGAAAATGCGGATTGGCCCGATGGGGTGTTTGAGGATTTCCTGCAAGAAGTCATCCAGGAGCGTAAGATAGTCAATCGTGCAGCGTCGGAACCGAATACAGGGAGTCCTACACGTGGAGGCATTCCAGAAACGAAAGCTGTGCGGGAGGGCAATCATTATATAATAACCGGCCGTAAAACCTTCACTTCCATGGCTGCTGATCTGGATTATTATTTGGTTACGGCTTATGTAGAAGATGATGATACTGTCGGAAGCTTTTTGATTTCCAGGGAAATAAATGGAGTACGTGTCGAAAAGACATGGAATCCCATGGGAATGCGTGCAACCGGAAGTGACGATTTGATTTTGGAAAAGGTTAAGGTGCCAGCTGATCATTATGTAGAACGAACCAGGAAGAAGTCAGGGCCAAAAGGATCGTTACTGCATATTCCAGCCTGTTATTTAGGCATTGCCAAAAGCGCACGTGACGAAGCTGTCAAGTTCGCTAAAGCATTCCAGCCGAATACATTGGATAAACCGATCATCAGTGTTCCTCACATACGGGAGAAAATCGGGAAAATGGATTTGGAATTGATGCAAGCCAGACATTTCATGTATCATGTTGCCAGTTTGTGGGATAGCTATCCTGAGAAGCGGAAATACCTGGGACCTGAGCTGGCAGCAGTAAAAGTAAATGCCACCAGGGCTGCTTCCGAGGCAGTGGACTTGGCGATGCGGATTGCCGGCGGCAGGGGACTTGCCAAGTCACAAGTCTTCGAGCAGCATTATCGGGATGTACGTGCCGGCCTGCATAACCCGCCTATGGATGATGCTGTATTGGAGCTCCTGGCTTCCCATGCTGAGAAAAAAGATAATTAA
- a CDS encoding ketoacyl-ACP synthase III, protein MESKARITAIGTYIPEKVLTNADFEKMVDTSDEWIVQRTGIKERRIAAEDEYVTDLCENAARNLAKNFNKSLDDVDLILVATVTGEYKFPSVSSQLQARLGLKNTGAVDLGGACAGFVYGLHMANGLVTAGMHKKVLVLGGETLSKITDYTDRTSCILFGDGAGAALVEYDAENPGFFGFHMGTKGEGGRHLYQTGLSTKMNGEELTNPGKLVQNGREVYKWAVSGVPKGVKKLVEEANMSMDDIDWFIPHSANMRMIESICDRLDYPVEKTLTSMATAGNTSSATIPLAFDFGLQENKVKDGDTMLLYGFGGGLTECGIIIKWDPKA, encoded by the coding sequence ATGGAATCCAAAGCACGCATAACAGCGATTGGAACATATATACCGGAAAAGGTGTTGACCAATGCAGATTTTGAAAAAATGGTCGATACTTCCGATGAATGGATTGTACAGCGAACTGGCATCAAAGAAAGAAGAATCGCTGCTGAAGATGAATATGTAACAGATTTATGTGAAAATGCTGCACGGAACCTGGCGAAGAATTTCAACAAGTCATTGGATGATGTGGACTTGATCCTTGTGGCTACAGTGACTGGGGAATATAAATTCCCTAGTGTTTCCAGTCAGCTGCAAGCAAGACTAGGCCTGAAGAACACGGGAGCCGTCGATTTGGGCGGTGCATGTGCAGGCTTCGTATATGGACTGCATATGGCTAATGGATTGGTCACTGCCGGCATGCATAAGAAAGTACTTGTTTTAGGCGGAGAAACATTGTCCAAGATCACTGATTATACCGACCGTACAAGCTGTATCCTATTTGGGGACGGTGCTGGTGCGGCATTGGTGGAGTACGATGCTGAAAATCCTGGCTTCTTCGGCTTTCACATGGGAACGAAAGGGGAAGGCGGCCGCCATCTATACCAAACGGGCTTGTCCACAAAGATGAATGGGGAAGAGCTCACCAACCCAGGCAAATTGGTCCAAAACGGACGCGAAGTATATAAATGGGCCGTTTCCGGTGTTCCAAAGGGTGTCAAGAAACTGGTGGAAGAAGCAAACATGTCCATGGATGATATCGATTGGTTCATCCCGCACAGTGCGAACATGCGGATGATCGAGTCCATCTGTGATCGTTTGGATTATCCGGTGGAAAAGACGCTTACCAGCATGGCGACAGCTGGTAATACATCTTCGGCTACGATTCCTTTGGCTTTTGATTTCGGATTGCAGGAAAACAAGGTCAAAGATGGAGATACCATGCTATTATACGGATTCGGCGGCGGTCTGACCGAATGCGGTATCATCATCAAATGGGATCCAAAAGCATAA
- a CDS encoding DUF2512 family protein, whose amino-acid sequence MMKHIKAIVLKGIFAVAILYLFAGLIYQLSFTKVAQLTVILTVIGYLIDMALLPGKTNKSTGWLDCIFFTIVSWMLIFLASDGHVHPLAGAIPAGLILAWLDGTFLHAYVRKYVIRNGKDQYYNVIFLDQFRTKIAGDLPVRGPHKDS is encoded by the coding sequence ATGATGAAACATATCAAAGCCATAGTTCTGAAAGGCATCTTTGCCGTGGCTATCCTTTATCTCTTCGCAGGTTTAATCTATCAATTATCTTTCACCAAAGTAGCACAGCTGACAGTCATCCTGACAGTCATCGGTTACTTGATCGACATGGCATTGCTCCCAGGTAAAACAAATAAAAGCACTGGATGGCTTGATTGTATCTTCTTCACCATTGTCAGCTGGATGCTGATCTTCCTGGCGTCCGATGGACATGTGCATCCATTGGCAGGTGCCATTCCAGCAGGACTGATCCTGGCTTGGCTGGATGGGACATTTTTGCATGCTTACGTGCGGAAATACGTCATACGCAATGGCAAAGATCAATACTACAATGTCATCTTCCTGGATCAATTCCGTACGAAAATCGCTGGTGATTTGCCTGTTCGCGGTCCGCATAAGGATTCTTGA